From the Bacteroidota bacterium genome, one window contains:
- the fusA gene encoding elongation factor G: MSEKLKHTRNIGIMAHIDAGKTTTTERILYYTGINYRMGEVHDGTATMDWMVQEQERGITIASTATTVFWDLEGVSHKINIIDTPGHVDFTVEVERSLRVLDGAIAIFCGVGGVEPQSETVWKQADKYGVPRLSFVNKMDRAGADFYSVIEQIKRKLGARPLPIQLPLGAEDAFSGVIDLINRKTYKWDDDSLGMQFFESPVPEVMKAEVEEYRNLMIEGLAEEDEEFFAKYIDDPDSITVQDIHTAIRKATIELRMTPVLCGAAFKNKGIQNLLDAIVRYLPCPTDIPPVKGVNPVTRKEETRYADVNEPFTALAFKIAADPYVGRITFFRIYSGHLDAGETVLNTTTGHKERISRLLLMHANKQNPVQHVEAGDIAVAVGLKQIRTGDTLCDPRYPVALESIKFPEPVIRIAVEPKTQDDVDKLDISLHKLAEEDPTFSVKVDEETGQTIISGMGELHLEVLLDRLQREFNIACNKGQPQVAYKEALVNAVEHHEVYKKQSGGRGKFADILVEVGPADTGLKGLQFINEVKSGAIPREFIPAVEKGFKTAMNNGILLGFPVYNLKVRLLDGSYHPVDSDVLSFEIAANKAFREASKKAKTVLLEPVMKMEVVTPDEYLGDITGDLNRRRGHTEDISTRVGAVVLKARVPLAEMFGYVTALRTITSGRATSTLEFSHYEIVPQDITEEIIYKIKGYVLI; this comes from the coding sequence ATGTCGGAAAAACTCAAACATACGCGCAATATCGGCATAATGGCTCATATCGATGCTGGCAAGACCACCACGACTGAGCGCATATTGTATTATACCGGCATCAATTACCGCATGGGTGAGGTGCATGATGGCACAGCCACCATGGACTGGATGGTACAGGAACAGGAACGTGGCATCACCATCGCCTCTACAGCTACTACTGTTTTCTGGGATTTGGAAGGGGTAAGCCACAAAATAAACATTATTGATACGCCGGGACATGTGGATTTTACGGTCGAAGTGGAACGTTCCCTGCGTGTCCTTGACGGCGCTATAGCTATTTTCTGCGGCGTCGGCGGCGTGGAACCACAGTCGGAAACGGTTTGGAAACAGGCTGATAAATATGGTGTTCCGCGTCTCAGCTTTGTCAATAAGATGGACAGGGCAGGAGCGGATTTTTACAGCGTCATCGAACAGATCAAAAGAAAACTCGGCGCCAGGCCGTTGCCCATTCAGCTTCCTCTCGGTGCCGAAGATGCCTTTTCAGGGGTGATTGACCTTATCAACAGAAAAACTTACAAATGGGATGATGACTCTCTCGGCATGCAATTTTTCGAAAGCCCTGTTCCCGAAGTGATGAAAGCTGAAGTGGAAGAGTATAGAAATCTCATGATCGAAGGCCTTGCAGAAGAAGATGAAGAGTTCTTTGCCAAATATATTGATGATCCCGACTCCATCACTGTGCAGGATATTCATACAGCGATCCGCAAAGCTACTATTGAACTGCGCATGACCCCCGTATTGTGCGGGGCAGCCTTCAAAAATAAAGGCATACAGAACCTACTTGATGCCATTGTACGTTACCTGCCTTGTCCTACCGATATCCCGCCTGTTAAAGGTGTTAATCCGGTAACGAGAAAAGAAGAAACCAGATATGCTGATGTAAATGAACCCTTCACTGCATTGGCTTTTAAAATAGCCGCAGATCCCTATGTGGGACGTATCACATTTTTCAGGATCTATTCCGGCCACCTTGATGCCGGTGAAACTGTTCTGAACACGACAACAGGTCATAAAGAGCGAATATCCCGTCTGTTGCTGATGCATGCCAACAAGCAAAATCCTGTACAGCATGTGGAAGCCGGGGATATTGCCGTCGCTGTTGGATTGAAACAAATACGCACCGGTGACACGCTTTGCGATCCGCGGTATCCGGTGGCACTCGAATCCATTAAGTTCCCGGAACCTGTCATCAGGATAGCTGTGGAGCCAAAAACACAGGATGACGTCGATAAACTGGATATATCGCTGCATAAGCTGGCTGAAGAAGATCCAACCTTCTCGGTCAAAGTGGATGAAGAGACGGGCCAGACCATCATCAGCGGCATGGGAGAGCTTCATTTAGAAGTGCTGCTTGACCGTTTACAAAGGGAATTCAATATCGCATGTAATAAAGGTCAGCCTCAGGTTGCATACAAGGAAGCCTTGGTCAATGCAGTAGAACACCATGAGGTCTATAAAAAACAGTCGGGCGGACGTGGCAAATTTGCCGATATACTTGTTGAAGTCGGTCCGGCAGACACAGGATTGAAAGGTTTGCAGTTCATCAATGAAGTGAAAAGCGGCGCTATTCCCAGGGAGTTCATCCCTGCTGTTGAAAAAGGTTTCAAGACAGCCATGAATAACGGCATACTGCTTGGATTCCCTGTCTATAACCTGAAAGTCAGGCTGCTGGATGGTTCATACCACCCGGTAGATTCTGATGTTTTATCATTTGAAATCGCTGCCAACAAAGCTTTCAGGGAAGCATCCAAAAAAGCCAAGACTGTTCTGCTCGAGCCTGTCATGAAAATGGAAGTCGTCACCCCTGATGAATATCTGGGTGACATTACCGGTGACCTGAACAGACGCAGAGGCCACACCGAAGATATCAGCACAAGGGTTGGCGCAGTGGTTTTAAAAGCAAGGGTTCCCCTGGCAGAAATGTTCGGATATGTCACCGCATTGCGGACCATCACATCAGGGAGAGCCACATCAACACTTGAGTTTTCACATTATGAAATAGTACCTCAGGACATAACAGAGGAGATCATTTACAAGATCAAAGGGTATGTCCTGATTTAA
- the rpsG gene encoding 30S ribosomal protein S7 — protein MRKSKPKKRELSPDPKFNDPLVTKFVGNIMLRGKKSVAFQVFYDAIDQVTERTKEDGLEVWKKALANVTPSVEVRSRRIGGATFQIPSEIRPSRKLSIGMKNLIKYARARHEKSMQEKLAGEIMAAYKEEGAAFKKKEDTHRMAEANKAFSHFRF, from the coding sequence ATGAGGAAATCAAAGCCAAAAAAGAGAGAATTGTCACCGGATCCGAAGTTTAATGATCCTCTGGTGACCAAATTTGTTGGCAATATTATGCTGAGAGGCAAGAAAAGCGTGGCGTTTCAGGTTTTCTATGACGCCATTGATCAGGTCACTGAGCGTACCAAGGAAGACGGGCTTGAGGTATGGAAGAAAGCGCTGGCCAATGTCACACCTTCTGTTGAGGTGAGAAGCCGCAGAATAGGTGGCGCCACATTCCAGATACCTTCGGAGATCAGGCCTTCACGAAAGTTGTCAATAGGCATGAAAAACCTGATCAAGTATGCCCGTGCACGGCATGAGAAATCCATGCAGGAAAAACTGGCAGGCGAAATTATGGCAGCCTATAAAGAAGAGGGTGCAGCTTTTAAGAAAAAAGAAGATACACACAGGATGGCGGAGGCAAACAAAGCCTTCTCCCATTTCAGATTTTAA
- the rpsL gene encoding 30S ribosomal protein S12: MPTIQQLVRKGRNKLTYKSKSPALDSCPQRRGVCTRVYTTTPKKPNSAMRKVARVRLTNQTEVTAYIPGEGHNLQEHSIVMIRGGRVKDLPGVRYHIIRGALDTSGVEGRAQRRSKYGAKRPKKKA; encoded by the coding sequence ATGCCAACTATTCAACAATTAGTACGTAAGGGAAGGAATAAGCTGACGTATAAAAGCAAGTCTCCGGCTCTGGACTCCTGTCCTCAGCGCAGGGGTGTTTGCACCAGGGTTTATACCACCACGCCAAAGAAGCCCAATTCAGCCATGCGCAAGGTGGCCAGGGTGCGTTTGACCAATCAAACAGAAGTGACAGCCTACATCCCCGGCGAAGGCCATAACCTGCAGGAGCACTCCATCGTCATGATCAGGGGTGGCAGGGTGAAAGACCTTCCCGGTGTAAGGTATCACATCATCCGCGGTGCTCTTGATACGTCAGGTGTCGAAGGCAGGGCACAGCGCCGCTCCAAGTACGGGGCTAAGAGGCCGAAGAAAAAGGCGTAG
- a CDS encoding glycosyl hydrolase 53 family protein, with protein MRPKLFLTAFFLLIISCGKDNVSDNSSPDNFIRGADLSYLPEIETYSIRFYDAEGKSKDVLTILKEAGCNTIRLRLWYAPPSNHSGFDEVLAFSERIKNAGLKVYLTVHYSDTWADPGKQTIPLTWQNLNIDQLKDSIYAYTYRIMTAIQPDFISIGNEINSGLLWDLGQIDHPANFIALLKEGTRAVRDASGKTKIIIHFAGIEGSDWFFNLISTNTVDFDIIGISYYPFWHGKDLESMKNALTSLSNVSGKEILIAETAYPFTLGWNDWTNNIIGTADQLVSGYPATPQGQASFMLAMKEAIRSVNKGIGFCYWGGEWIAFKGPQSTNGSNWENLTLFDFDNKALPVMSVFKKEP; from the coding sequence ATGAGGCCAAAACTCTTTTTAACGGCATTTTTTTTACTGATTATTAGCTGTGGTAAAGATAATGTTTCGGATAATTCTTCTCCAGATAATTTTATCCGCGGTGCTGACCTGTCATATCTTCCTGAAATAGAAACCTATTCGATTCGTTTTTATGATGCTGAAGGAAAATCTAAAGATGTTCTGACTATTCTGAAAGAAGCAGGCTGCAACACCATCCGGTTAAGGCTCTGGTATGCCCCACCAAGCAATCATTCCGGATTTGATGAAGTCCTGGCCTTCTCGGAGAGAATCAAAAACGCCGGATTGAAAGTCTATCTCACCGTTCATTACTCTGACACATGGGCAGATCCTGGGAAACAAACTATTCCTCTAACCTGGCAAAACTTAAATATCGACCAATTAAAGGATAGCATTTACGCTTATACATATCGGATTATGACAGCCATTCAACCGGATTTCATCTCTATCGGCAATGAAATAAACTCAGGACTCCTCTGGGATTTGGGCCAAATTGATCATCCAGCCAATTTCATTGCATTGCTGAAAGAAGGAACCCGTGCTGTCAGAGATGCCTCAGGTAAAACAAAAATCATCATCCACTTTGCCGGCATTGAGGGTTCAGATTGGTTCTTCAACCTGATCAGCACCAACACTGTTGACTTTGATATCATCGGCATTTCCTATTATCCCTTCTGGCACGGAAAAGATCTGGAGTCCATGAAAAATGCATTGACCAGCCTAAGCAATGTCAGCGGAAAAGAAATACTCATTGCCGAAACCGCTTACCCTTTTACATTGGGATGGAACGACTGGACGAATAATATCATCGGCACAGCTGATCAGTTAGTCTCCGGGTATCCTGCAACACCTCAGGGACAGGCCAGTTTTATGCTGGCCATGAAGGAAGCTATCCGGTCGGTAAACAAAGGTATTGGTTTCTGTTATTGGGGAGGTGAATGGATTGCTTTCAAAGGACCGCAGTCAACAAACGGATCAAACTGGGA